A single window of Borreliella afzelii DNA harbors:
- a CDS encoding DUF5425 family lipoprotein, which produces MNKKFAISLLSTISAFLLVLGCDLSSNDAENKMDDISNLEKKYLDNLNYGCLSENEARIQNSQIKLDVNNGIRRSYSSRETNVSNSYSKTHSSCKTKSK; this is translated from the coding sequence ATGAATAAAAAATTTGCTATTTCATTATTATCTACAATATCAGCCTTCTTATTGGTATTAGGCTGTGATTTATCAAGCAATGATGCTGAAAATAAAATGGATGATATTTCTAATTTAGAAAAGAAATATCTAGATAATTTGAATTATGGATGTTTAAGTGAAAATGAAGCTAGAATTCAAAATTCTCAAATTAAATTAGATGTAAATAATGGCATAAGGCGTTCTTATTCTTCTAGAGAAACCAATGTTTCAAATTCCTATAGTAAAACCCATTCATCTTGCAAGACAAAATCAAAATGA
- a CDS encoding plasmid maintenance protein codes for MIIKIRNNVNKNFNNLITLEELIKHNQKNTASNLIELKQSRLKSYLTKKKAIYQRILKVCWAIDLKNKEYYKSNKLRTYSTIEIYNIVNKCLAKDNQKTSIRTLEYDISFLNQVLLITTKLKHLGKDNGSFAFYIQNKNLWKHRFTIIQEAINEEIKEYLKDKKIVSNFSKEIDNAINKTNIKNIKSKSSIADESIADVIPKGIKDTYKIKNSIKIDNKKIKKMPYKEYIASKLVKVHKIEKFQITKILKISNNEKTYINALRNLKLAIEKYNKEYKIEDISNHFIKEFKNKYSKKIWMMNGKTDKINDFNEIWETRFKKTFLNKSSKERYCSNYIRNKKNIPNSDNRISVFFSDHKGLKKINKIKVN; via the coding sequence ATGATAATAAAAATAAGAAATAATGTCAATAAAAATTTTAACAATCTCATAACTTTAGAAGAGCTTATAAAGCACAACCAAAAAAACACAGCCTCTAATTTAATAGAACTAAAGCAATCAAGACTAAAATCATATTTAACTAAAAAAAAGGCCATATACCAAAGAATACTTAAGGTATGCTGGGCAATTGATCTTAAAAACAAAGAATACTATAAATCTAACAAACTTAGAACATATTCTACAATAGAAATATATAATATAGTTAATAAATGTCTTGCAAAAGATAATCAAAAAACATCAATCAGAACTTTAGAATATGATATATCATTTTTAAATCAAGTGCTATTAATAACAACTAAACTAAAACATTTAGGCAAAGATAATGGAAGCTTTGCATTTTATATACAAAATAAAAATCTTTGGAAACACCGTTTTACAATTATTCAAGAAGCAATTAATGAAGAAATCAAAGAATATTTAAAAGATAAAAAAATAGTATCTAATTTCTCTAAAGAAATTGACAATGCTATTAACAAAACTAATATAAAAAATATAAAATCTAAAAGCTCAATTGCAGATGAATCAATTGCAGATGTTATACCTAAAGGTATAAAGGATACATATAAGATAAAGAATTCTATAAAAATAGATAATAAAAAAATAAAGAAAATGCCTTATAAAGAATATATTGCAAGCAAGCTAGTAAAAGTTCATAAAATAGAAAAATTTCAAATAACAAAAATATTAAAAATAAGCAACAATGAAAAAACTTACATAAATGCATTAAGAAACTTAAAGCTAGCAATAGAAAAATATAATAAAGAATACAAAATTGAAGACATTTCAAATCATTTTATAAAAGAGTTTAAAAATAAATATAGTAAAAAAATATGGATGATGAACGGAAAGACCGATAAAATAAATGACTTTAATGAAATTTGGGAAACAAGATTTAAGAAAACGTTCTTAAATAAAAGTTCAAAAGAAAGATATTGTAGTAACTATATAAGAAACAAAAAGAATATTCCTAATTCCGATAACAGAATAAGTGTGTTTTTTTCCGATCATAAAGGTCTTAAAAAGATAAACAAAATTAAAGTTAATTAA
- a CDS encoding virulence associated lipoprotein — protein MKYHIIASMFVFLFLIACNPDFNTNQKDIKSHSSKKRLKSNKQKLKPKKEVTQNQEVTQNQEVTQNQEVTQNQRMKKTLLNDLKNLIETASADREKYVKKLEEEPANQYGILAFKELFWPTSPNEDIADNTERSKKYRKYVYCTLNAIDTNKLKELSEIILLSAQTGALFNIFKELGNTIDDVIVGLYSKKDALNKLEILDLENLKNSFEKLLSTKTIVSEMLSQLLLDYLNDKNLIKRDNTNLKFHVHTLLKQIVKKSEETEKPKSEIISICDL, from the coding sequence ATAAAATATCATATAATTGCAAGCATGTTTGTCTTTTTATTTTTAATTGCCTGTAACCCAGATTTTAACACTAATCAAAAAGATATAAAGTCTCATTCTAGCAAAAAAAGACTAAAATCCAATAAGCAAAAATTAAAACCTAAAAAAGAAGTAACCCAAAATCAAGAAGTAACCCAAAATCAAGAAGTAACCCAAAATCAAGAAGTAACCCAAAATCAAAGAATGAAAAAAACGCTGCTTAATGATCTAAAAAATTTAATAGAAACGGCTAGCGCAGATAGAGAAAAATATGTAAAAAAATTAGAAGAAGAACCTGCGAACCAATATGGAATATTGGCTTTCAAAGAATTGTTTTGGCCAACATCACCAAATGAAGATATAGCTGATAATACTGAAAGATCTAAAAAATATAGAAAATACGTTTATTGCACCTTAAATGCTATCGATACCAATAAATTAAAGGAACTTTCAGAAATCATACTGTTGTCAGCCCAAACAGGCGCCCTATTTAACATCTTTAAGGAATTAGGAAATACTATTGACGACGTGATTGTTGGCCTATATTCTAAAAAAGACGCTCTAAACAAACTAGAGATTTTAGACTTAGAGAATCTTAAAAATTCATTTGAAAAATTATTATCTACAAAAACAATCGTCTCAGAAATGTTAAGCCAACTTTTATTAGATTATCTAAATGATAAAAATCTTATAAAAAGAGATAACACTAATCTTAAATTTCACGTACATACACTCTTAAAACAAATTGTAAAAAAAAGTGAAGAAACAGAAAAGCCAAAAAGTGAAATAATTTCAATATGCGACCTTTAA
- a CDS encoding P12 family lipoprotein: MKKNILAKYILILVSLLSCNISDPNELGNKKTEKKGGGGVLGFIEKIQEESIEGVKQHIEKREKQTMQTASIKPVNVNRNFLYYPQEEIAIKEGALIPSTNEEKRVDKAISDGRLEFDKLVYDENKLKNEFEQLESSFNNVYDKILKLKDAIQTEAHIVGRINHIIKTRPEKREYQNRVRQNQSEERALINLFNQLLEKRGDIEELHTQLDSGLSERASAKYFFEQSQKTLKDAITQRVKSEHRSWSRRTYGGNLTRKANREIDNALEQLKTSSSKIIKAMEIKERIEQLLQEVKSFLASSRSKICFHEIDL, from the coding sequence ATGAAAAAAAATATTTTGGCAAAATACATATTAATATTAGTAAGTTTATTATCATGTAATATAAGTGACCCTAATGAATTAGGAAACAAAAAAACAGAAAAAAAGGGAGGTGGGGGTGTTTTAGGCTTTATAGAGAAAATTCAAGAAGAAAGTATAGAAGGTGTTAAACAACATATAGAAAAAAGAGAAAAACAAACGATGCAGACGGCTTCTATAAAACCTGTTAATGTAAATAGAAATTTTCTATATTATCCTCAAGAAGAAATAGCAATAAAAGAAGGAGCGTTAATTCCAAGTACTAATGAAGAAAAAAGAGTAGATAAAGCAATTAGCGATGGGCGTCTTGAATTTGATAAATTAGTTTATGACGAAAATAAGCTTAAAAATGAATTTGAGCAATTAGAATCTAGTTTTAATAACGTTTATGATAAAATCTTAAAACTTAAAGATGCAATACAAACAGAGGCACATATTGTAGGAAGAATAAACCATATAATAAAAACAAGACCTGAAAAAAGAGAATATCAGAATAGAGTAAGGCAGAATCAGTCAGAAGAACGAGCTCTAATTAATTTGTTCAATCAATTATTAGAAAAGAGAGGCGATATTGAGGAACTTCATACTCAATTAGATAGCGGACTTAGTGAAAGAGCATCTGCAAAATACTTTTTTGAGCAATCCCAAAAAACTTTAAAAGATGCCATTACTCAGAGAGTAAAAAGCGAACATAGAAGTTGGTCAAGAAGAACATATGGTGGTAATTTGACAAGAAAGGCAAATCGTGAAATAGATAATGCTTTAGAACAATTAAAAACTTCTTCTTCTAAGATAATTAAAGCAATGGAAATAAAGGAAAGGATAGAACAACTTCTTCAAGAAGTAAAATCTTTTCTAGCTTCTTCAAGAAGCAAAATCTGCTTTCATGAGATAGATTTGTAA
- a CDS encoding ParA family protein — translation MKKIAFHIQKGGVGKTTLSGNIASYLSKTKKVILVDCDIQQGSSSTWFLNHEILRLDIKDSLLNKINIDQVLKQIQKNFYILPCVPSGTFRRDVQHKLQDFPYLIDDFCLELEKLGFEFAIFDLSPSFELWERRIILAMCEVITPLTPEFLSLEGINIFKEEFDSLLKSYRKKVKHEKIICNMLNKSFKRHNLHLSQFKTFGYDLYEIGQDAKIAESQLYKKSIFDYYPESKSILELSRLGDALCL, via the coding sequence ATGAAAAAAATAGCATTTCATATTCAAAAAGGTGGCGTTGGAAAAACTACCTTAAGTGGGAATATAGCAAGCTATTTGTCTAAAACAAAAAAAGTTATATTAGTTGATTGTGATATACAGCAAGGAAGTTCTTCTACATGGTTTCTTAATCATGAAATTCTTAGGTTAGACATTAAGGATTCTCTTTTAAATAAGATAAATATAGATCAAGTATTAAAGCAAATACAAAAAAATTTTTATATTTTGCCATGTGTGCCGAGCGGAACTTTTAGAAGAGATGTTCAGCATAAATTACAGGATTTTCCATATTTGATAGATGATTTTTGCTTAGAATTGGAAAAATTGGGATTTGAATTTGCGATTTTTGATTTATCTCCCAGTTTTGAGCTTTGGGAGCGAAGAATTATTCTTGCAATGTGTGAAGTTATTACTCCATTGACTCCAGAATTTTTAAGTCTTGAAGGAATTAATATTTTTAAGGAAGAGTTTGATTCTTTGTTAAAATCTTATAGAAAAAAGGTTAAACACGAGAAGATTATTTGTAATATGCTCAATAAAAGTTTTAAAAGACATAATTTACATTTAAGTCAATTTAAAACTTTTGGATATGATCTTTATGAGATTGGGCAAGATGCTAAAATAGCAGAATCGCAGTTGTATAAAAAGTCGATTTTTGATTATTATCCTGAGAGTAAATCTATCTTAGAACTTTCAAGATTGGGGGATGCTTTATGCCTATAA
- a CDS encoding complement regulator-acquiring protein has translation MKKNKLNIVKLNIITAILTSICISCAPLDNVNPNKLKSHTNPRKLKKTKSHTNSKNLAENNQNLKNESQNPKYSNQNSQEKILLSKLEKIDKDLKDQKKQEDIQIANIDAQDDFLETFKLQQDEVFMHITKMILKRIIYSSLNYEKEKILLLKEILEKLDNNAQNRKIARTFLETSRDIQLLIEKIHSINIEDISKKEAEKLLENRERSLKAKQNFAKTLSATIDAYSKDFNNLKTNLKNLATHIKDKYYHISLYLTE, from the coding sequence TTGAAAAAAAATAAATTAAATATCGTTAAGCTTAACATTATTACAGCAATATTAACATCAATTTGTATATCATGTGCACCTCTTGACAACGTTAATCCAAACAAGCTAAAAAGCCATACCAATCCTAGAAAGCTAAAAAAAACAAAAAGCCATACCAATTCAAAAAATCTAGCAGAAAATAATCAAAATCTTAAAAATGAATCTCAAAATCCAAAATATTCAAATCAAAACTCTCAAGAAAAAATCTTACTCTCAAAATTAGAAAAAATTGATAAAGATCTGAAAGATCAAAAAAAACAAGAAGATATACAAATAGCTAATATTGATGCACAAGATGATTTTCTAGAAACTTTTAAACTTCAACAAGATGAGGTTTTTATGCACATTACAAAAATGATATTAAAAAGAATAATTTACTCATCCTTAAATTACGAAAAAGAAAAAATATTGCTATTAAAAGAAATTCTTGAAAAACTTGATAACAATGCGCAAAACCGAAAAATAGCTCGTACGTTTCTTGAAACATCTAGAGATATTCAGCTTCTAATAGAAAAAATACATTCAATCAACATAGAAGATATAAGCAAAAAAGAAGCCGAAAAGCTACTAGAAAATAGGGAACGTAGTTTAAAAGCAAAACAAAATTTTGCAAAAACATTAAGCGCAACCATTGACGCTTATAGTAAAGATTTCAACAACCTTAAAACCAATCTAAAAAATCTAGCAACTCACATAAAAGATAAATACTACCATATTTCTCTTTATCTAACCGAATAA
- the tnpA gene encoding IS200/IS605 family transposase, which produces MNAELSFSLYQIILNICSLWKITLNEFNHDKDHIHLLLEFTPNIQPSKFINNLKTVSSRLIRKKYSTYLDKYYWKPYFWSGSYCLISTGGASIDIIKKYIQNQNKSIY; this is translated from the coding sequence ATAAATGCCGAGCTTTCATTTTCTCTTTACCAAATAATACTTAATATATGTTCTTTATGGAAAATAACCCTTAATGAATTCAACCATGATAAGGATCATATTCATTTACTACTAGAATTTACCCCCAATATTCAACCTTCTAAATTTATCAATAATCTAAAAACAGTATCTTCAAGGCTTATAAGGAAAAAATACTCTACTTATTTAGATAAATATTATTGGAAACCTTATTTTTGGTCTGGAAGTTATTGTCTTATTTCTACTGGAGGAGCTTCTATTGATATCATCAAAAAATATATTCAAAATCAAAATAAATCTATCTATTAA
- a CDS encoding transposase produces the protein MILDICSLWKITLNEFNHDKDHIHLLLEFTPNIQPSKFINNLKTVSSRLIRKKYSTYLDKYY, from the coding sequence ATAATACTTGATATATGTTCTTTATGGAAAATAACCCTTAATGAATTCAACCATGATAAGGATCATATTCATTTACTACTAGAATTTACCCCCAATATTCAACCTTCTAAATTTATCAATAATCTAAAAACAGTATCTTCAAGGCTTATAAGGAAAAAATATTCTACTTATTTGGATAAATATTATTAG
- a CDS encoding ferrous iron transporter A, translated as MKIKSKCLALGLLFGFISCDLFIRDEIKEKSLGLCDEESSILETGDKSVKKSLNKKGKDKVARKKVEGNAVKKDPFNHHVKRESVNNSNLSQKNVISEEEILKTKLLRERPETRKEEIQKQQDEHKRMLQGSLSFLSGESGELKDTIESNEIDFTIDSDLRLKSDLQAISGSNSISYTDEIEEEDYDQYSLEEDYYYDEETRLSNRYESYLEGVKYNVSSAIKTIVKIYDNYTLLSTKQTQMYSTRLDNLAKAKAREEAKKFTKEELEKDLKTLLNYIQVSARTATNFVYAREIYSKRKLDAIETEIKNLILKIKGQSDLYEAYKAIVRSILLMKDSLKIIEIVIDKNGVWY; from the coding sequence ATGAAAATTAAAAGTAAATGCTTAGCTTTGGGATTACTTTTTGGTTTTATCAGTTGTGATTTATTCATAAGAGATGAAATAAAAGAGAAATCTCTTGGCTTGTGTGATGAGGAAAGTTCTATTTTAGAGACCGGTGACAAATCTGTTAAAAAGTCTCTTAATAAGAAAGGCAAAGATAAGGTTGCTAGAAAGAAAGTTGAAGGTAATGCTGTTAAAAAAGACCCGTTTAATCATCATGTAAAGAGGGAGTCTGTTAATAATAGTAATCTATCACAAAAAAATGTGATATCGGAAGAAGAAATTTTGAAAACTAAATTATTAAGAGAACGACCTGAGACTAGAAAAGAAGAAATACAAAAACAGCAAGATGAGCATAAAAGGATGCTTCAAGGAAGTTTAAGTTTTCTTAGTGGTGAAAGTGGTGAATTGAAGGATACTATTGAAAGCAATGAAATTGATTTTACTATAGATTCTGATTTAAGACTGAAGAGTGATTTACAAGCTATTTCAGGCTCAAATTCTATTTCATATACTGATGAAATAGAAGAAGAAGATTATGATCAGTATTCTTTAGAAGAAGATTATTATTATGATGAGGAAACAAGATTAAGTAATAGATATGAATCTTATCTAGAGGGTGTTAAATATAATGTAAGTTCAGCAATTAAAACAATTGTTAAGATATATGATAATTATACCTTACTTTCAACAAAGCAAACCCAAATGTATTCTACACGTCTTGACAACCTTGCTAAAGCCAAAGCTAGAGAAGAAGCTAAAAAGTTTACAAAAGAAGAACTTGAAAAAGATCTTAAGACCTTATTGAACTATATTCAAGTGAGTGCAAGGACTGCGACAAATTTTGTATATGCAAGAGAAATATATTCAAAAAGAAAATTAGATGCCATTGAAACAGAAATAAAAAATTTAATTTTAAAGATCAAAGGACAATCTGATTTATACGAGGCATATAAAGCAATAGTAAGGTCAATCTTATTAATGAAAGATTCTCTTAAAATAATCGAAATAGTCATTGATAAGAATGGTGTTTGGTACTAA